One Moorella sp. E308F DNA segment encodes these proteins:
- the cimA gene encoding citramalate synthase, whose translation MAEKIYVYDTTLRDGSQGEGISLSVEDKLKIAARLDRLGVDYIEGGWPWANPKDMEFFLRAREIGWQRAKLAAFGRTRKPGGKAEEDANLLAIKRAGVKAATIFGKAWDLHVTAALETTLEENLAMIADSIAFLVAAGLEVIFDAEHFFDGFKANPDYALATLKAAAAAGASWVVLCDTNGGCLPGDVAAAVARVRQELQVPLGIHTHNDGDLAVANTLAAVTAGCRQVQGTINGFGERCGNANLCSVLPNLELKMGYQCLPPGQLSFLTEVSRYVSEIANVVPAGNQPFVGYSAFAHKGGIHVSAVLKASQTYEHIRPQLVGNERRILMSDQAGASNLRCKAEEMGLELSPEKEQALINGIKEMERQGYQFEGADASLELFLRKTTGEYRQPFEVEYVKTLVEKRPGQEAIAEAIVKLKVGDQVVHTAAEGNGPVNAMDNALRKALEEVFPAIGRMRLTDYKVRVLDEKDATSARVRVLIESRDGNSSWNTVGVSTNIIEASWEALLDSMEYALLKQSRELNKKAAAT comes from the coding sequence ATGGCGGAGAAGATCTACGTCTACGACACCACCCTCCGGGACGGCAGCCAGGGTGAGGGCATCAGCCTGTCGGTAGAAGACAAGTTAAAGATTGCCGCCCGCCTGGACCGGCTGGGTGTGGATTATATCGAAGGCGGCTGGCCCTGGGCTAACCCGAAAGATATGGAGTTTTTCTTACGGGCCAGGGAGATTGGATGGCAGCGGGCAAAACTCGCAGCCTTTGGCCGCACCCGGAAGCCCGGCGGGAAAGCTGAGGAAGATGCCAACCTGCTGGCCATCAAGCGGGCCGGGGTGAAGGCGGCCACCATCTTCGGCAAGGCCTGGGACCTTCATGTAACGGCGGCCCTGGAGACGACCCTGGAGGAAAACTTGGCCATGATTGCCGACAGTATCGCCTTCCTGGTGGCGGCGGGTCTGGAAGTAATCTTTGATGCCGAGCATTTTTTTGACGGCTTCAAGGCCAACCCCGATTATGCCCTGGCTACCTTAAAGGCCGCGGCGGCTGCTGGGGCGAGCTGGGTGGTCCTGTGCGATACCAACGGCGGCTGCCTGCCTGGTGATGTCGCCGCCGCTGTAGCCCGGGTACGCCAGGAGCTCCAGGTCCCCCTGGGCATCCATACCCATAACGATGGCGACCTGGCCGTGGCCAATACCCTGGCCGCCGTAACCGCCGGCTGCCGCCAGGTGCAGGGGACCATCAACGGTTTCGGCGAGCGCTGCGGCAATGCCAATTTATGTTCGGTACTGCCCAACCTGGAGCTGAAAATGGGCTACCAGTGCCTGCCCCCCGGGCAATTGAGCTTTCTCACGGAAGTCTCCCGCTATGTCAGCGAGATTGCCAATGTGGTGCCGGCCGGCAACCAGCCCTTTGTCGGCTACAGCGCCTTTGCCCACAAGGGCGGTATCCATGTGAGCGCTGTCTTAAAGGCTTCCCAAACCTACGAGCACATCCGTCCCCAGCTGGTGGGCAACGAGCGGCGCATACTAATGTCGGACCAGGCCGGGGCCAGCAACCTGCGCTGCAAGGCAGAAGAGATGGGACTGGAACTTTCTCCGGAAAAGGAGCAAGCCCTAATAAACGGCATCAAGGAAATGGAACGCCAGGGCTACCAGTTTGAAGGGGCCGACGCTTCCCTGGAATTATTTTTACGGAAAACAACGGGGGAATACCGACAGCCCTTTGAAGTAGAGTATGTCAAGACCCTGGTGGAAAAGCGGCCCGGCCAGGAAGCCATCGCCGAAGCCATCGTAAAACTCAAGGTGGGTGACCAGGTAGTCCATACGGCGGCCGAAGGCAACGGCCCCGTCAATGCCATGGACAACGCCCTGCGCAAGGCCCTGGAGGAAGTTTTCCCGGCCATCGGCCGCATGCGCCTGACGGACTACAAGGTGCGCGTCCTGGATGAGAAGGATGCCACCAGCGCCAGGGTGAGGGTCCTTATCGAGTCCCGGGATGGCAACAGCTCCTGGAATACCGTCGGCGTCTCTACCAACATCATCGAGGCCAGCTGGGAAGCCCTGCTGGACAGCATGGAATACGCCCTCTTAAAGCAGTCCCGGGAGTTAAACAAAAAAGCGGCAGCCACGTAA
- the leuB gene encoding 3-isopropylmalate dehydrogenase: MYKIAVLPGDGIGPEIVPEAVKVLEVVGRRAGIEFQFTEALVGGAAIDARGQALPPETLDLCRQSDAVLLGAVGGPKWDALPPEERPETAALLPLRKELGLYANLRPAYLFEPLAEASPLKREIVTGTDLIIVRELTGGLYFGPKKREKTDTGEVAYDTMLYSTAEIERIARLAFAIARSRRCHLTSVDKANVLTSSRLWRDTVERLKGEFPEVTLEHMYVDNCAMQLVRRPTQFDVIVTENTFGDILSDQASVLTGSIGMLPSASIGGTTALYEPVHGSAPDIAGQQKANPLATILSAAMMLKYSFKMDGAAAAVEAAVGRVLAQGYRTADIYVPGTTLVGTAEMGALVRRELQEG, encoded by the coding sequence ATGTATAAAATCGCCGTTTTGCCCGGTGACGGTATTGGTCCCGAGATTGTCCCGGAGGCGGTAAAGGTCCTGGAGGTTGTCGGCCGCCGCGCAGGGATAGAGTTTCAATTTACCGAGGCCCTGGTAGGGGGAGCGGCCATTGATGCCCGCGGCCAGGCTTTACCGCCGGAAACCCTGGACCTCTGCCGCCAGAGCGATGCCGTGCTCCTGGGGGCGGTGGGCGGTCCTAAATGGGATGCCCTGCCGCCGGAAGAGCGCCCGGAAACGGCCGCCCTCCTGCCATTGCGCAAGGAGCTTGGCCTTTATGCCAACTTAAGGCCGGCCTACCTCTTTGAACCCCTGGCGGAGGCTTCGCCTTTAAAACGGGAAATAGTCACCGGTACCGACCTGATTATTGTCCGGGAGCTTACGGGCGGCCTTTATTTCGGACCGAAAAAGCGGGAAAAAACGGATACAGGCGAGGTAGCCTACGACACTATGCTCTATTCCACGGCGGAAATAGAGCGCATTGCCCGCCTGGCTTTTGCGATAGCCCGTAGCCGTCGCTGCCACTTAACCAGCGTTGACAAGGCCAACGTTCTCACCAGCTCGCGGCTGTGGCGGGACACGGTAGAGAGGCTTAAGGGCGAGTTCCCCGAGGTCACCCTGGAGCACATGTATGTGGACAACTGCGCCATGCAGCTGGTCCGCCGGCCTACCCAATTTGATGTGATTGTGACCGAAAACACCTTCGGCGATATTTTAAGCGACCAGGCTTCCGTCCTGACAGGTTCCATCGGCATGCTGCCCTCGGCCAGCATCGGCGGGACGACCGCCCTTTATGAACCGGTCCACGGCTCGGCCCCGGATATTGCCGGGCAACAAAAGGCCAATCCCCTGGCGACCATCCTCTCGGCGGCCATGATGCTCAAGTACTCCTTCAAGATGGACGGGGCGGCGGCAGCCGTGGAGGCCGCCGTCGGCCGGGTGCTGGCCCAGGGTTACCGTACCGCGGATATCTACGTGCCGGGGACCACCCTGGTGGGCACGGCGGAAATGGGTGCCCTGGTGCGGCGGGAACTGCAAGAGGGATAG
- a CDS encoding 3-isopropylmalate dehydratase small subunit: protein MLIAGKCHTFGNDIDTDAIIPARYLNTSDPEELARHCMEDADPTFAGRVQKGEIIVAGKNFGCGSSREHAPVAIKAAGVAAVIAASFARIFYRNAINIGLPIFESPEAAAGIKAGDEVKIDAGKGEIVNLTRGETYPVASFPPFMQELIAAGGLMPYVARKVKVHV from the coding sequence ATGCTCATAGCAGGCAAGTGCCACACCTTCGGCAACGACATCGACACCGACGCCATCATTCCGGCCCGTTACCTGAATACCTCGGACCCCGAAGAACTCGCCCGCCACTGCATGGAGGACGCCGACCCCACCTTTGCCGGGCGGGTGCAAAAAGGGGAGATTATCGTGGCCGGGAAAAACTTCGGCTGCGGCAGTTCCCGGGAGCACGCGCCGGTGGCCATCAAAGCCGCCGGGGTGGCGGCGGTCATCGCCGCCTCCTTTGCCCGCATCTTCTACCGCAACGCCATCAACATCGGCCTGCCCATCTTTGAGTCCCCGGAGGCAGCGGCGGGGATCAAGGCCGGTGACGAGGTAAAGATTGATGCCGGAAAGGGAGAAATAGTCAACCTCACCAGGGGGGAGACCTATCCGGTGGCCTCATTCCCACCCTTTATGCAGGAACTCATAGCCGCGGGGGGGCTGATGCCCTACGTGGCCAGGAAGGTGAAGGTGCATGTATAA
- the leuC gene encoding 3-isopropylmalate dehydratase large subunit: protein MGMTITEKILAAHAGLEKVEPGQLINARIDLALGNDITAPLAIQEFKKLGLKRVFDPERVVLVPDHFTPAKDIKSAEQAKILRDFAREQGLAHYFEIGRMGIEHCLLPEAGLVGPGDLVIGADSHTCTYGALGAFATGVGSTDLAAAMATGELWFKVPETILFRYHGKLKPWVGGKDLILYTIGQIGVDGARYMAMEFTGEAIAELSMDGRFTMANMAIEAGAKNGIFPVDEKTIAYIQGRLQREYRIYQSDPDAGYAREIDIDVCRIEPQVALPHLPENARSVREIGEIKIDQVVIGSCTNGRLEDLRVAAQILKGQKVHPEVRLIVIPGTQKIYAEALAEGLINIFIEAGAAVSTPTCGPCLGGHMGILAKGERALATTNRNFVGRMGHPESEVYLAGPAVAAASAVKGRIAAPEEAI from the coding sequence ATGGGCATGACCATCACCGAAAAGATCCTGGCCGCCCACGCCGGCTTAGAGAAGGTGGAGCCGGGCCAGCTCATCAACGCCAGGATAGACCTGGCCCTGGGGAACGACATCACCGCACCGCTAGCCATCCAGGAGTTCAAGAAACTCGGCCTGAAGCGAGTCTTCGACCCGGAGCGGGTGGTCCTGGTGCCGGACCACTTCACCCCGGCCAAGGACATCAAGTCCGCCGAGCAGGCGAAAATCCTGCGCGATTTCGCCCGGGAGCAGGGGCTTGCCCACTACTTCGAAATCGGCCGCATGGGCATCGAGCACTGCCTGCTGCCCGAGGCGGGGCTGGTCGGCCCCGGGGACCTGGTCATAGGGGCCGACTCTCACACCTGCACCTACGGGGCCCTGGGGGCCTTCGCCACCGGCGTCGGCTCCACGGACCTCGCCGCCGCCATGGCCACCGGCGAGCTGTGGTTTAAAGTACCCGAGACCATTCTCTTCCGCTACCACGGCAAGCTTAAGCCCTGGGTCGGCGGCAAAGACCTCATCCTCTACACCATAGGACAAATCGGCGTCGACGGCGCCCGCTACATGGCCATGGAATTCACCGGCGAAGCCATAGCCGAACTTTCCATGGATGGCCGCTTCACCATGGCCAACATGGCCATCGAAGCCGGGGCCAAGAACGGCATCTTCCCGGTGGACGAAAAGACCATAGCATACATCCAGGGCCGGCTGCAAAGGGAATACCGCATCTACCAGAGCGACCCCGACGCCGGGTATGCCCGGGAAATAGACATCGACGTATGCAGAATCGAGCCCCAGGTAGCCCTGCCCCACCTGCCCGAGAACGCCCGGAGCGTAAGGGAAATAGGAGAGATCAAAATCGACCAGGTAGTCATCGGCAGCTGCACCAACGGCCGCCTGGAGGACCTGCGGGTGGCGGCGCAGATTTTAAAAGGGCAAAAGGTCCACCCGGAAGTAAGGCTCATCGTCATACCCGGCACCCAAAAGATCTACGCGGAAGCCCTGGCCGAAGGGCTCATCAACATCTTTATCGAAGCCGGCGCCGCCGTATCCACGCCCACCTGCGGCCCCTGCCTGGGCGGGCACATGGGGATCCTGGCCAAAGGCGAGCGGGCCCTGGCCACCACCAACCGCAACTTCGTGGGCCGCATGGGCCATCCGGAGAGCGAAGTCTATCTTGCCGGCCCGGCAGTAGCCGCCGCCAGCGCCGTTAAAGGGAGAATCGCCGCTCCCGAGGAGGCTATTTGA
- a CDS encoding 2-isopropylmalate synthase, producing MTDTSKRIYIFDTTLRDGEQSPGVSLNVEEKLKIAHQLARLGVDVIEAGFPIASPGDFEAVRAIAREVEGPVIAGLARINDRDIDRAWEALQEARRARIHVFIATSDIHLQYKLRMTREEVLAAVRKGVARAKSYCQDVEFSPEDASRSDIDFLCQVLAAAIESGATVLNIPDTVGYATPAEFGRLIAEIRRRVPGIDRVQISVHCHNDLGLAVANSLAAIENGALQVEGAINGIGERAGNTALEELVMALYTRRDYYGCHTGIVTEEIYRTSRLVSSLTGMPVQYNKAIVGKNAFAHEAGIHQDGVLKERTTYEIMNPTMIGLVQNNIVLGKHSGRHALRSRLEELGFKLNEAELDKAFARFKELADRKKEITDRDLEAIVEHEIKQIPEKFVLEHIHISTGNRVVPTATIGLRMDQELKEEAACGEGPVDAAFKAIDKITRIPVCLKSYALNAVTGGKDAVGEVTVKVEYAGRVFIGRGISTDVLEASARAYVNAINKVVYEIGEENLQVLEA from the coding sequence TTGACGGATACCAGCAAAAGGATTTATATCTTTGATACCACCCTGCGCGATGGCGAGCAGTCGCCCGGGGTAAGCCTCAACGTCGAGGAAAAGCTGAAAATCGCCCACCAGCTGGCCCGCCTGGGGGTTGACGTCATTGAAGCCGGCTTCCCTATTGCCTCCCCCGGCGACTTTGAAGCCGTACGGGCCATAGCCCGGGAAGTAGAAGGTCCGGTGATCGCCGGCCTGGCGCGGATCAATGACCGGGACATCGACCGCGCCTGGGAGGCGTTGCAGGAAGCCAGGCGGGCGCGGATTCATGTCTTTATTGCTACTTCCGACATTCATTTGCAATACAAGCTGCGCATGACGCGGGAAGAGGTCCTGGCCGCCGTCCGTAAAGGGGTGGCCCGGGCCAAAAGCTACTGCCAGGACGTGGAGTTTTCCCCGGAAGACGCTTCGAGAAGCGATATCGACTTCCTGTGCCAGGTGCTGGCGGCAGCCATCGAGTCCGGGGCCACCGTCCTCAATATTCCGGACACCGTCGGCTATGCCACCCCGGCCGAGTTCGGCCGCCTTATCGCCGAGATTCGCCGGCGGGTACCGGGGATTGACCGGGTGCAAATCAGCGTCCACTGCCATAACGACCTGGGGCTGGCGGTGGCCAATTCCCTGGCGGCCATTGAGAACGGTGCCCTCCAGGTAGAAGGGGCCATCAACGGCATCGGCGAGCGGGCCGGCAATACGGCCCTGGAAGAGCTGGTCATGGCCCTCTATACCCGCCGCGACTATTACGGCTGCCACACCGGCATTGTTACCGAGGAGATCTACCGCACCAGCAGGTTGGTGAGCAGCCTGACGGGCATGCCCGTCCAGTATAACAAGGCTATCGTGGGCAAGAACGCCTTCGCCCATGAAGCCGGCATCCACCAGGACGGGGTCCTGAAGGAGCGCACCACCTATGAGATTATGAACCCGACCATGATCGGCCTGGTGCAGAACAATATTGTTCTGGGCAAGCACTCCGGCCGCCATGCCCTGCGCAGCCGCCTGGAAGAACTGGGCTTTAAACTCAATGAAGCGGAACTCGACAAAGCCTTTGCCCGCTTCAAGGAACTGGCCGATCGCAAGAAGGAGATTACCGACCGCGACCTGGAAGCCATTGTCGAGCACGAAATCAAACAGATACCCGAAAAATTCGTCCTGGAGCATATCCACATTTCTACGGGTAACCGGGTGGTACCCACGGCCACCATCGGGCTCCGGATGGATCAGGAATTAAAGGAAGAGGCGGCCTGCGGCGAAGGACCGGTGGACGCCGCCTTCAAGGCCATCGACAAGATAACGCGCATTCCTGTTTGCCTTAAATCCTACGCCCTAAATGCCGTTACCGGCGGCAAAGACGCTGTGGGCGAGGTAACCGTCAAGGTTGAGTATGCCGGCCGGGTGTTCATCGGTCGGGGCATCAGCACCGACGTCCTGGAAGCCAGCGCCCGCGCCTACGTGAACGCCATTAATAAGGTCGTCTACGAGATTGGGGAAGAGAACCTGCAGGTTTTGGAAGCATGA
- the ilvB gene encoding biosynthetic-type acetolactate synthase large subunit, with product MGQEIRERTGARALMEVLQAEGVELVFGYPGGAVLPLYHELAQTPIRHVLVRQEQNAVHAASGYARTSGRTGVCFATSGPGATNLVTGIATAYMDSVPVVIFTGQVPTSMVGSDAFQETDITGITIPITKHNYLVKDVEELPRIVKEAFYIAGTGRPGPVLVDIPKDVALAPCQAPVPEKVELRGYKPTYQGHPGQLRSLAKLLQEAERPLLFAGGGVVASGAERYLQELAEKIQAPVATSLTGLGAFPEDNPLSLGMVGLHGKPYANHAVMECDLLVGLGVRFDDRVTGAIEKFAPQAKIAHVDIDPAEIGKNVRVDLPLVGDISCVLKELLPLVETARHPEWLERIKSLRNNYPLTYGRGGEVRPQWVIERLGEMTRGRAIITTDVGQHQMWAALFYGYTEPRTFISSCGLGTMGYGLPAAIGAALARPDRQVWVITGDGSFQMGMAELGTAVEQGLPLKILLFNNQSLAMVRQLQHFYYERRYTAVKFTANPDFVRLAECYGATGLRITKQEEVVPVLARAMQDGGLTLIECLISEEEMVYPMVLNGAALNEMLLPE from the coding sequence ATGGGACAGGAGATTAGGGAACGCACCGGAGCTCGGGCCTTAATGGAGGTCCTCCAGGCTGAAGGCGTGGAACTGGTCTTTGGCTATCCTGGCGGTGCCGTCCTGCCCCTGTACCATGAGCTGGCGCAGACTCCCATTCGTCATGTCCTGGTGCGCCAGGAGCAGAATGCCGTCCACGCCGCCAGCGGTTACGCCCGCACCAGCGGCAGGACGGGCGTCTGCTTTGCCACCTCCGGTCCCGGGGCCACCAACCTGGTAACGGGAATTGCTACGGCCTATATGGATTCCGTCCCGGTAGTAATCTTTACCGGCCAGGTGCCCACAAGTATGGTCGGCAGCGATGCCTTCCAGGAAACCGATATTACCGGGATCACTATTCCCATTACCAAGCATAATTACTTGGTCAAGGATGTGGAGGAATTACCCCGCATTGTTAAAGAGGCCTTTTATATCGCCGGTACAGGCCGCCCCGGGCCGGTGCTGGTAGATATCCCTAAAGACGTAGCCCTGGCTCCCTGCCAGGCACCGGTTCCGGAGAAGGTTGAGCTGCGGGGCTATAAACCTACCTACCAGGGTCATCCGGGCCAGCTCCGTTCCCTGGCAAAGCTCCTCCAGGAAGCCGAGCGGCCGCTCCTGTTTGCCGGTGGCGGGGTGGTGGCTTCCGGGGCGGAACGATACCTGCAGGAACTGGCGGAAAAAATCCAGGCACCGGTGGCTACCTCCCTTACCGGCCTGGGGGCCTTTCCTGAAGATAACCCCCTTTCCCTGGGGATGGTCGGCCTGCACGGCAAACCCTATGCCAACCACGCCGTTATGGAATGCGACCTGCTGGTGGGCCTGGGGGTTCGCTTTGACGACCGGGTGACAGGGGCCATAGAAAAATTTGCACCCCAGGCTAAAATAGCCCATGTGGATATTGACCCGGCAGAAATCGGTAAAAACGTGCGGGTAGATCTGCCCCTGGTGGGGGATATCAGCTGTGTCCTGAAGGAACTCCTCCCCCTGGTAGAGACCGCCAGGCACCCGGAGTGGCTGGAGCGCATCAAGAGCTTACGCAATAATTATCCCCTCACCTACGGCCGGGGCGGTGAGGTGCGGCCCCAGTGGGTCATCGAGCGCCTGGGAGAAATGACCCGCGGCCGTGCCATTATTACTACCGACGTCGGCCAGCATCAGATGTGGGCGGCCCTCTTTTACGGCTATACCGAGCCCCGGACCTTTATTTCCTCCTGTGGCCTGGGCACTATGGGTTACGGCCTGCCGGCAGCCATTGGCGCCGCCCTGGCCCGGCCCGACAGGCAGGTGTGGGTCATTACCGGCGACGGCAGTTTCCAGATGGGAATGGCCGAGCTGGGTACGGCCGTGGAGCAGGGATTACCCTTAAAGATTTTGCTTTTCAACAACCAGAGCCTGGCCATGGTGCGCCAGCTCCAGCATTTTTACTACGAGCGCCGGTATACGGCGGTGAAATTTACGGCCAACCCCGATTTCGTCCGCCTGGCAGAGTGCTATGGGGCAACCGGCCTGCGTATTACTAAACAGGAAGAAGTGGTACCGGTGCTGGCGCGGGCAATGCAGGATGGTGGTCTCACCCTTATCGAATGCCTGATCAGCGAAGAGGAAATGGTTTACCCCATGGTCCTGAATGGAGCCGCCCTGAACGAAATGCTCCTGCCGGAATAA
- the ilvN gene encoding acetolactate synthase small subunit: MKRTLSVLVENRPGVLTRVAGLFSRRGYNIDSLAVGRTENPSVSRMTIVVDGDEQIIEQVCKQLNKLIDVIKLSDITDDPHVGRELMLIKVNAEPAVRGEIMQIVDIFRARIVDIARNSLIIEATGDADKIDALENSLRPFGIREVVRTGKIAMLRGAKTKGMEASGNGTGD; this comes from the coding sequence GTGAAACGTACCCTTTCGGTTCTGGTGGAAAATCGCCCCGGGGTTTTAACCCGGGTGGCCGGTCTCTTCAGCCGCCGGGGTTATAATATCGACAGCCTGGCTGTAGGCCGTACGGAGAACCCATCCGTTTCCCGCATGACCATTGTGGTGGATGGCGATGAGCAGATTATCGAGCAGGTCTGCAAGCAGCTCAATAAGCTCATCGATGTCATCAAGCTCAGCGATATAACCGATGATCCCCATGTGGGCCGGGAATTGATGCTCATTAAGGTTAATGCCGAGCCGGCGGTCCGGGGCGAGATTATGCAGATAGTTGACATTTTCCGGGCGCGGATCGTCGATATTGCTCGCAACAGCCTGATTATCGAAGCTACCGGCGATGCCGATAAGATTGATGCCCTGGAAAACTCCTTGCGCCCCTTTGGTATCCGGGAAGTAGTACGTACGGGTAAAATCGCCATGCTGCGGGGGGCGAAAACCAAAGGAATGGAGGCTAGCGGTAATGGGACAGGAGATTAG
- the ilvB gene encoding biosynthetic-type acetolactate synthase large subunit has protein sequence METKKLTGSEIIIKALQAEGVDTVFGIPGGAVLPLYHELAVSSIRHILTRHEQAAAHAAEGYARATGKPGVCIATSGPGATNLVTGIANAYMDSIPIIAITGQVGVAMIGRDSFQEADITGITLPITKANYLVKNVRDLAATIHEAFYVATTGRPGPVLIDIPKDVTTQRAAFHYPPRLRLPGYRSRVEPHALQVAQAAAAILAAEKPLLFIGGGVITSGAHEEVRQLAEEQDIPVIMSMMGKGAFPETHPLFAGMVGMHGTVAANYAVCETDLIIGVGVRFDDRVTGKIEAFAPQAKIIHIDIDAAEIGKVVPAHIPIVADARQALQALLGRLTEKREHPAWRQRIRRWQEEHPLRYDKCGLKPQYVIEEIYRLTRGRAIISTDVGQHQMWAVQYYPVDRPRAFLSSCGLGTMGFGVPAAMGAAVARPDETVVAITGDGSFQMNIQELATLNHYRIPVKIILLNNGYLGMVRQWQEFFFERRYAYSELAGNPDFVKVAEAYRLPARRVAAREEVVPALQEALETDGPFLVDILIDPEENVFPMVPPGGTLNKMVTGGRQ, from the coding sequence GTGGAAACAAAAAAATTAACCGGTTCCGAAATCATCATTAAAGCCCTGCAGGCGGAAGGTGTGGATACTGTATTTGGTATTCCGGGAGGAGCGGTTTTACCCCTATATCATGAACTGGCAGTATCCAGCATCCGCCATATTTTAACCCGCCATGAGCAGGCAGCCGCCCATGCCGCCGAAGGTTATGCCCGTGCCACCGGGAAACCCGGTGTTTGTATAGCCACTTCCGGACCGGGGGCTACCAACCTGGTAACGGGGATAGCTAACGCTTATATGGATTCTATTCCCATTATTGCCATCACCGGCCAGGTCGGTGTAGCCATGATCGGCCGGGATTCCTTCCAGGAAGCCGATATTACCGGCATTACCCTGCCCATTACCAAAGCCAACTACCTGGTCAAAAACGTCAGGGATCTGGCGGCAACCATCCATGAGGCCTTCTACGTGGCAACTACCGGCCGGCCCGGCCCGGTCCTCATCGATATTCCCAAAGATGTCACCACCCAGCGGGCGGCCTTTCACTACCCCCCCAGGTTACGCCTGCCCGGCTACCGTAGCCGGGTGGAACCCCATGCCCTGCAGGTGGCCCAGGCTGCTGCTGCCATTCTTGCTGCCGAAAAACCCCTGCTCTTTATCGGAGGCGGGGTGATTACATCCGGGGCCCATGAAGAAGTACGGCAGCTGGCTGAAGAACAGGATATTCCCGTAATCATGAGCATGATGGGCAAGGGGGCCTTCCCGGAAACCCATCCCCTCTTTGCCGGCATGGTCGGGATGCATGGTACGGTCGCTGCCAACTACGCCGTCTGTGAGACGGACCTGATTATCGGTGTCGGTGTCCGTTTTGACGATAGAGTAACGGGGAAAATCGAGGCCTTTGCCCCGCAAGCGAAAATCATTCATATCGATATTGATGCCGCCGAGATCGGCAAAGTTGTCCCGGCCCATATCCCCATCGTCGCCGATGCCAGGCAGGCCCTGCAGGCCTTGCTGGGAAGGCTCACTGAAAAAAGGGAGCACCCGGCCTGGCGCCAAAGAATTCGGCGCTGGCAGGAAGAGCATCCCTTACGCTATGATAAGTGCGGCCTGAAACCCCAGTATGTGATTGAAGAAATCTATCGCCTAACCCGGGGCCGGGCCATCATCAGCACCGACGTAGGCCAGCACCAAATGTGGGCGGTGCAGTATTATCCCGTGGACCGGCCGCGGGCCTTCCTCTCCTCCTGCGGCCTGGGGACCATGGGCTTTGGTGTCCCGGCAGCCATGGGGGCGGCTGTAGCCAGGCCTGATGAAACCGTCGTGGCCATCACCGGTGATGGCAGCTTCCAGATGAATATCCAGGAACTGGCCACCTTAAACCATTATCGTATCCCGGTAAAGATTATCCTTCTCAATAACGGTTATCTGGGAATGGTACGCCAGTGGCAGGAGTTCTTCTTTGAACGGCGCTATGCTTATTCCGAGCTGGCCGGTAACCCGGATTTTGTCAAGGTAGCTGAAGCTTACCGGCTGCCGGCCCGGCGGGTGGCTGCCCGGGAGGAGGTCGTCCCGGCCCTGCAGGAGGCCCTGGAGACAGATGGGCCCTTCCTGGTGGATATCTTAATCGACCCGGAAGAAAACGTCTTCCCCATGGTGCCCCCGGGTGGTACCCTGAACAAGATGGTGACGGGAGGTAGGCAGTAG